In Priestia megaterium NBRC 15308 = ATCC 14581, the following proteins share a genomic window:
- a CDS encoding HU family DNA-binding protein: MKKAELIDAVATKSELTKQDTKKAVDALFETISNTLANEEKIQLIGFGTFEVRERAARTGRNPQTGEEMTIPASKVPAFKPGKELKEALK; this comes from the coding sequence ATGAAAAAAGCTGAATTAATCGATGCAGTTGCAACAAAATCAGAACTAACGAAACAAGATACTAAAAAAGCTGTAGATGCATTGTTTGAAACGATTTCTAATACACTTGCTAATGAAGAAAAAATTCAATTGATTGGATTCGGCACATTTGAAGTACGTGAACGTGCAGCTCGTACCGGACGTAATCCCCAAACTGGTGAAGAAATGACGATTCCAGCTTCCAAAGTTCCTGCGTTTAAACCCGGAAAAGAATTAAAAGAAGCTCTTAAATAA
- a CDS encoding spore germination protein, whose translation MMKGSELWVMINSNDRITTPQATVVVINFILGTGILTLPRTVAEQVKTPDVWLSVILGGIIAMIAGVIMVKLSQRFPEKTFYQYSQEIVGKWMGKLFSFFIIGYFLVLGGFHARSLAEVTGYLLLEGTPKWAIIMPFMWASLYLIRGGINPIARLFEIILPITVILFLLVAFMSIKIFEVDNLRPVLGSGITPVLKGIKTTALAFTGPEIMLLILAFMKEPNKAVKAVLIGTAIPLLLYVITVVMVIGAFSVDGVVTRTWPTLDLIRSYELTGLIFERFDSLLLVVWIMQMFTSFTVNHYAASLGLSQLFQKNIHPFMYGVLPVIYLISMIPKNINDVFKVGDMVGNAALVLFGFLPLLLLIISKVKGRKYETNL comes from the coding sequence ATGATGAAAGGAAGTGAACTGTGGGTAATGATCAATTCAAACGATCGTATTACGACACCTCAAGCAACTGTAGTTGTTATCAATTTTATACTTGGAACAGGAATTCTTACCTTGCCCCGGACAGTTGCGGAACAAGTAAAAACACCAGATGTTTGGTTAAGTGTTATTTTAGGCGGAATAATTGCCATGATAGCAGGAGTAATTATGGTGAAATTAAGTCAACGCTTCCCTGAAAAAACCTTTTATCAATACAGCCAAGAAATTGTAGGGAAATGGATGGGCAAGTTATTTAGTTTCTTCATAATAGGTTATTTTTTAGTACTTGGTGGGTTTCATGCCCGTTCATTGGCAGAAGTAACAGGATATCTATTGTTGGAAGGAACCCCTAAATGGGCTATTATTATGCCCTTTATGTGGGCAAGTCTCTACCTAATCAGAGGGGGGATAAATCCAATCGCTCGTCTATTTGAGATTATATTACCTATTACGGTTATTCTTTTTTTACTTGTTGCCTTTATGAGTATCAAAATATTTGAAGTAGACAATCTGCGCCCGGTACTAGGTTCAGGTATCACACCGGTGCTAAAAGGCATAAAAACAACTGCTCTTGCATTCACGGGTCCTGAAATCATGCTTTTAATATTGGCATTCATGAAAGAACCAAACAAAGCAGTAAAAGCTGTACTGATTGGTACTGCGATTCCTTTACTTCTTTATGTTATTACCGTCGTGATGGTTATCGGAGCGTTCTCAGTAGATGGAGTGGTTACGAGAACGTGGCCTACGCTTGATTTAATAAGAAGTTATGAATTAACTGGGTTAATATTTGAACGCTTTGATTCTCTGTTGCTGGTGGTATGGATTATGCAAATGTTTACTTCTTTTACTGTTAACCATTACGCTGCTTCATTAGGACTATCTCAACTTTTCCAAAAGAACATTCATCCATTTATGTATGGCGTGCTTCCCGTTATTTATCTTATTTCCATGATCCCCAAAAACATCAATGATGTATTTAAAGTAGGGGATATGGTTGGCAACGCTGCCTTAGTTTTATTTGGCTTTTTGCCGCTGCTGCTTCTCATTATTTCAAAAGTAAAGGGGAGAAAGTATGAAACAAACCTTTAA
- a CDS encoding IDEAL domain-containing protein has product MGNNALNGMDRVNPNLRDEMLAELFLDQMMNDFKRSKILEEIDHSLKNKDKETFLRLTKKLKSVS; this is encoded by the coding sequence ATGGGAAATAATGCACTTAACGGAATGGATCGGGTTAATCCAAATTTACGTGATGAAATGTTGGCTGAATTGTTTTTGGATCAAATGATGAATGACTTTAAAAGAAGTAAAATCCTCGAGGAAATTGATCATTCCTTAAAGAATAAAGATAAAGAAACTTTTTTACGTTTAACAAAGAAATTAAAATCTGTATCTTAA
- a CDS encoding sensor histidine kinase — translation MKITTKVNLFITVSLLLSLLIVNAIVFFLFMKTTVNMEAHLVSKNANAMLKKYPISESLTLDKNLLNSYMSTHSFIRIVGPDSKVIDQVSNDKTLAKKISPTFSSEKDFELRPFQEHQNLVVHVPIYQNQKVVGTLEISERLSGLESRKDIILSIMGTVTAISVLISFLAGRWLSAIIMKPIVSMISTMEDIEQSGTLKRISMETETKDEVYKMAATFNRMIGKLEENSNKQRQFISDASHELKTPLTIISSFITILRRHGTQDEKIAKEATEAIYLETNRMKSLTKTLLSLAELEDAESVDMKPVDLVSLCTILIDQFKQVYDRPIILHKNSESVFIEGDELKLKQVIIIFLDNAIKYSTDVIEVFLESNQHKGIIQIKDYGIGIPEEDQPHVFERFYRVDKARKRDSGGSGLGLAIAKNIVSLHKGEIHIQSKEHVGTEIKVIFSLRN, via the coding sequence ATGAAAATCACTACCAAAGTTAACCTGTTCATTACCGTTTCTCTGTTACTTAGCTTACTTATTGTAAATGCTATTGTATTTTTCTTATTTATGAAAACGACTGTTAATATGGAAGCACATTTGGTTTCGAAAAACGCTAATGCCATGTTGAAGAAATATCCTATTTCCGAATCCTTAACATTAGACAAAAATCTTTTAAACTCTTACATGTCTACTCACTCTTTTATTCGAATCGTTGGGCCGGACTCTAAGGTTATTGATCAGGTCAGTAACGATAAAACTCTTGCTAAGAAAATCTCTCCCACCTTTTCGTCAGAAAAAGACTTTGAACTTAGACCTTTTCAAGAACATCAAAATTTGGTAGTTCATGTACCGATTTATCAAAATCAAAAAGTAGTAGGGACGTTAGAAATAAGTGAACGATTATCTGGACTAGAAAGCCGCAAAGACATTATCTTATCCATAATGGGGACCGTTACGGCTATCTCTGTTCTTATCTCTTTTCTAGCTGGTAGATGGTTATCAGCTATTATTATGAAGCCTATTGTATCCATGATTTCCACAATGGAGGATATTGAACAAAGTGGGACCTTGAAAAGAATTAGCATGGAAACTGAAACAAAAGATGAAGTGTACAAAATGGCAGCTACATTTAACCGTATGATTGGCAAACTTGAGGAAAATTCAAATAAGCAAAGACAATTTATATCGGATGCTTCCCATGAATTGAAAACACCTTTAACTATTATTAGCAGCTTTATTACGATTCTTAGAAGGCATGGAACACAAGATGAAAAAATAGCCAAAGAAGCAACCGAGGCAATTTATTTAGAAACAAATAGAATGAAAAGTTTAACTAAAACATTGTTAAGTTTAGCTGAATTAGAGGACGCCGAATCTGTTGATATGAAACCAGTTGATCTTGTTTCTCTCTGTACAATCCTTATCGATCAGTTTAAGCAAGTTTATGACCGGCCTATTATTCTGCATAAGAATTCTGAGTCAGTTTTCATCGAGGGAGATGAATTGAAGTTAAAACAAGTGATCATTATCTTTTTAGATAATGCTATCAAGTATAGTACCGATGTAATTGAGGTCTTTTTAGAAAGCAATCAACATAAAGGAATTATTCAAATAAAAGATTACGGAATCGGCATACCAGAAGAGGATCAACCTCATGTCTTTGAACGATTTTATCGAGTAGACAAAGCTCGCAAACGGGATTCAGGAGGAAGTGGTCTGGGATTAGCCATTGCTAAAAATATTGTCAGCCTTCATAAAGGAGAAATTCACATACAAAGCAAAGAACATGTAGGCACGGAAATCAAGGTCATTTTTTCTCTTAGGAACTAA
- a CDS encoding response regulator transcription factor, which translates to MKKSILIVEDEVMIARALQIELEHEGYQVLVEHEGKSGLEASLNSSIDLILLDVMLPGLNGIEVLRRIRKKDIYLPIILLTARDTTLDKVMGLDHGANDYITKPFEIEEVLARVRNSLRHRAIVQDVSKKKDVHLSIEDLSVNLETRDVIRQNKQIILTPKEYDLLVHLLKNKNIVLSRDNILLTVWGYDYEGETNVVDVFIGHLRKKLEEDTTSPLIQTIRGVGYVIRKDQHENHYQS; encoded by the coding sequence ATGAAAAAAAGCATTTTAATTGTTGAAGATGAAGTAATGATTGCACGAGCACTTCAAATTGAACTTGAGCATGAAGGATACCAAGTACTTGTTGAGCACGAAGGAAAATCCGGTCTTGAAGCTTCCTTAAATAGTAGCATTGATTTGATTTTATTAGACGTTATGCTTCCAGGTCTAAATGGAATTGAAGTTCTTCGAAGAATTAGAAAAAAAGACATCTACTTGCCCATTATTCTTTTGACAGCTCGTGACACCACGTTAGATAAAGTGATGGGGCTAGATCATGGGGCGAATGATTATATCACCAAGCCATTTGAAATAGAGGAAGTATTAGCTAGGGTACGTAATAGTCTTCGTCATAGAGCTATCGTTCAGGATGTTAGTAAAAAAAAAGATGTTCACTTATCAATAGAAGATTTATCTGTGAATTTAGAAACCAGAGATGTAATTAGACAAAACAAGCAGATTATATTAACACCAAAAGAATATGATTTGCTTGTTCATTTATTAAAAAATAAAAATATTGTACTAAGCAGGGACAATATTCTTTTGACCGTCTGGGGCTATGATTATGAGGGGGAAACGAATGTGGTGGATGTGTTCATCGGGCATTTAAGAAAGAAACTAGAAGAAGATACTACATCCCCTTTAATCCAGACCATCCGAGGAGTAGGATATGTGATAAGAAAGGATCAACATGAAAATCACTACCAAAGTTAA
- a CDS encoding phosphatase PAP2 family protein, whose translation MAFVIYAFAVFMLVRHSKKLWIPTLAPIAAILTLLLIAISRLFLGLQYPSDIAAGYVFGGVWLGLNVLCLEIFRLMKGISV comes from the coding sequence ATGGCGTTTGTTATTTATGCATTTGCTGTATTTATGCTGGTTCGACATTCTAAAAAGTTATGGATTCCTACATTAGCACCAATAGCAGCCATTCTTACTTTATTACTTATTGCAATCAGCCGTTTATTTCTCGGCTTACAATACCCAAGTGATATAGCAGCTGGGTATGTATTTGGTGGAGTATGGCTAGGATTGAATGTCTTATGTCTTGAAATTTTTCGACTAATGAAAGGTATTAGCGTATAA